TCGCCGCAGAGGAACTCGGCAAGCCGATCCCGCAGGTCGGCCTCACCACGTTCCGCGCGCCCTATACGCCGGTCACTTTCGGTTCGATCGTCGGGCACGCGCGCGGCGCGCTGTTCGACCCGACCCGGCGCACGGCGACGCATTGCTGGGCGGTACGCCAAGGTGCGGTGTTCGAGGATGTCGGCCACTGGAAGCGCGCCTGGTATTTCCCCAAGGCGGGCGAGGACATGCACGCCGCCGTCAACCGCGAATGCGTGACGGTGCGCAAGGTGGGCGGCCTGTTCGACGCCTCGACGCTCGGCAAGATCGAGGTGGTCGGGTCCGACGCGGCGAAATTCATGGAGCTGCTCTACACCAATCCGTGGGAGAAGCTGGAAACTGGCCGCTGCCGCTACGGTATCATGCTGCGCGAGGACGGCTTCATCTATGACGACGGCGTCGTCGGTCGACTGGCACCGGACCGTTTCCATGTGACGACGACGACCGGTGGCGCGCCGCGCGTCATGAACCATATGGAGGATTACCTCCAGACCGAGTTCCCGCATCTCAATGTCTGGCTGACCTCGATCACCGAGCAATGGGCGGTGATCGCGGTGCAGGGGCCCAAGTCGCGCGACATCATCGCGCCGCTGGTCGAAGGCATCGACATGTCGGACGAGGCGATGCCGCATATGTCGGTGCGCGAGGGCAAGATCTGCGGCGTGCCGACAAGGCTGTTCCGCATGTCCTTCACCGGCGAGCGCGGTTTCGAGGTCAACGTACCGGCCGACTACGGCGAGGCGGTCTGGGAAGCGCTGTGGGCCGAAGGGCAGAAGCATGGCGCGACCGCCTACGGCACCGAGACGATGCACGTGCTGCGCGCCGAGAAGGGCTATATCATCGTCGGCCAGGACACCGACGGCACGGTGACGCCGAACGATGCCGGGCTCGACTGGGCGGTCGGCAAGAAGAAGACCGACTTCGTCGGCATTCGCGGCCTGACCCGGCCGGACCTGGTGGCCAAGGGCCGCAAGCAGCTTGTCGGGCTGAAGACCAAGGACCCGAAAGTCGTGCTGGAAGAGGGCGCGCAGATTGTCGCGGATCCGAAGCAGCCGATCCCGATGAAGATGATTGGCCACGTCACCTCCAGCTACTGGTCGGAGAATTGCGGCCGTTCCATCGCGCTGGCGCTGGTTGCCGGCGGCCGCGATCGCATGGTTGAGACGCTCTATGTGCCGATGCCGAACGGCACGATCGAGGTGGAAGTCACCGGTATGGTGTTCGTCGACGAGAAGGGAGAACGCCTCAATGGCTAAGGCTGCTGCCAAGACAAAAGCTGCTGCATCCGCTTCCGTCGAACGGCGTCCCGCGCTTGCCGGCCGCACGTTGTCGGCGCCCTGCGTGAAGGTGGAGATGTTGCCGCCGGCCGAACGCATCTCGCTGCGCGCGCCACAGGCTTCGCTCGCCGCGCTCTCCAAGGCGCTCGGCGTGACGCTGCCGGTCAAGCCGAAGAGCTCGGCGACGAAGGACGGGCGCACGGCGCTGTGGCTCGGCCCGGACGAATGGCTGGTCATCGACGAGGCCGGCAACGATCCGCTCGCCGACTGCGCCAAGGTGACGGCGCTGCATTCGGCGGTCGGCATCTCGCATCGCAATGTCGGGATTTCGGTTTCCGGGCCTGCTGCCGCGGCGACGGTCAATTCGGGCTGTCCGCAAGACCTGTCGCTCGAGGTTTTTCCGGTGGGTGCTGCCTCGCGCACCATTCTCGGCAAATCCGAGATCGTGCTGCTGCGCACCGCAGCCGATGCGTTCCGCGTGGAATGCTGGCGTTCCTTCTCGGACTATGTCTTTACTTTGCTGTCGGAAGCGGCGAGCGACGCGGCGAACTGATCCTCGCAGCAATTGGTGCGAGGAACCATCGCCGGTCCGCCTCGTTTCCACGATTCGAGCGATTGAGCGTTTGGCAAGACGCCCAATCGCTCAAAATATTGCTCTGAAGCAGTTCCGGACGGAAAACCGCTGCGCACTTTTCCTGGAACTGCTTATCGAGGAGATTGCCGATGCCGTCCAAAACCGCGCCGAAATCGCCCAAGAAGACTCCGGCCGTCCGCTCGCTGGAGCATGAAAGGCACGAGATCGAGGAAGAAGAACTCGAGGAAGGCCTCGAGGACACGTTTCC
This region of Mesorhizobium sp. M2A.F.Ca.ET.046.03.2.1 genomic DNA includes:
- a CDS encoding sarcosine oxidase subunit gamma, producing MAKAAAKTKAAASASVERRPALAGRTLSAPCVKVEMLPPAERISLRAPQASLAALSKALGVTLPVKPKSSATKDGRTALWLGPDEWLVIDEAGNDPLADCAKVTALHSAVGISHRNVGISVSGPAAAATVNSGCPQDLSLEVFPVGAASRTILGKSEIVLLRTAADAFRVECWRSFSDYVFTLLSEAASDAAN